The nucleotide sequence GCCTGCGGGCCGGTGCGACACGCGCGGCGGCGGTGCGGTGTGGCGGGATCGACGGTAGTTTGTACCCGTGCTGCCGATCGCGCTCACCTGTCCGCTGTGGTGGGTGGCGCGCTGGACCGCCCGGACGCTGGCCACCCTGGCCGTGCTCGTCGCCTGCTCGTTCGGCACGGCGACGCTGCCGCTGGGCGGGGCGGCGACCGCACCGACGGCCCCCACCGTGGTGGCCTCCGCCGAGGGTCCGGCCCTCCGGGCCGCCACCGGGCCGCATCTCCAGGCTGGAGCCGACGGGACAGCCGCCGACTCGGTGCGCGGGCCGGCCTCCCGGGGCGGGGCCGTTCACGCCGCCGCCCCTGGCCTCCGCGGCGACGCCGTCGACGGGCCGGCCCGGCCGGCCGGTGAACCCGGACCGCTGGCGGCGCTCGCGCCCGTCACCCGCACGGCGGACCGCCCCGTGGCCGTGCCCCGCCCGGCGGACCGGCCGCTCGTCCCGGCGGGGCTCGTCCCGGCCACGGTCGGCTCCCGGGCACCGCCCGCCCGCTGACCCGTCGCGGGCCCCGCGCCCGAGCACGCACCGAACCTCACCCCCGCACCCGCCCGTGCGCGGCCCGGCGGCACGCGTCGCCGCCGCTTCGGCGCCGGTCGTGCGGACACCTCTCCACCACGATCTCCCCCGTGAGGTGCCGACCATGTCGCAGACCGTTCTCTACCGTTTCCTGACCGAGGTTCCCGAGGCCGCCGCGATCTGGTCGGCCCTGCTCGTGCTCGCCCTCGGCGTGCTCGCCGCACTCGTCGCCCGCCCCGAGCGGGACACGGCGCCCGAGCCGCCGTCCGACCCGGCCGCCGAGGAGGCCGCCCGCCTGGCCGACCTGCGCCGGTACGCCGACGAGGTGGCGGTGGCCGCCGCCGGCGCCCGGCAGACCGCCCGGCGGCGCCGTGAGCAGTGGGCCGCCGCCCAGGACGAGGCCGACCGGGCCTGGCGGGCGTTCGACGAGGCCGAGGCCGCCGCCCGCCGGTTCGCCAACGCCGGCGCGCTGCCCGCGCCGCAGACCCCGCGCACGCCGGCCGAGTACGCGGCCCGGGAGCGGTGGCTGCACCACGCCGCCATGACGGCGCACTGGCGGGGCGACCTGAGCGCCCGGCAGCTCGCCGACGTGCTGGCCCACCGCAACGGGTGGGACCCGCGCCGGCACCCGGCCGAGCAGGAGATCGTCCTGGCCCGGGCGGTACGCGAGGCCCGCCGGGCCGGTTGGGCGGCGGCCGCCGAGCGGGAGCGGCGGGCGTGGCGGGACGCCGAACTGGCCGCCGAGGCGGCCCGCACCCTGGCCGCGGAGGCGTACGCGGCCACCGGCGCCCTCCGTCCGGCTCCGGCGAACGGCGTCACGCCGGCGACAACCCCGGTCGCGGCGCCCGCCGCCGTCGCGGGCGCCCGCTGGCGTCCGGCCCGCGCCGGCTGACCCTCGGATCGGCCCGGTGCGGCGGCGAATTCGGCCGAATCGTTATCCGAAAACCGTGAGCCCGGTCACCCGGCCCGGGGAAACGGTCATCCGGGGGCAGGCGGTGCGTCCGTGCACCGCAATTCCGGGATGCTCGCCACCGGATGTCCGCTTTTCGCCGCACGGTGCCGCCGGAACTGCTCGTCCCATTGAGTGAAGTCAGTGACGGACTGTTCCGAAATCTGTAGTCGCATCGGAGGTTTACGCAGGTGGGAGTGCTTGGCAGGCGAGGTACCCACCGGTAGTGTCGGCGCGTCCGGAGCGGTTTCCGATCGCAAGAGGCGACGCCGCGCCGACCCGCCTAATCGTGCTTTCACGAACCGGGGAACCACAGCAACACCGGGGTGAATCCGCGGGCCACGGCCCGCGGTAGGGCGAACTTCCCGCCCGAATCCGTCAGCTAACCCGGTCGGCGGTTCTGGAAGGAGTGCCATTCCTCGTGCTCAGCACCCCCCGTTCGTCCCCCCGCCTCCACGGCATCCTGGTGCCGGCGCTCGCCTGACGGCGACCGGACCCGGCAACCGCCCCGACCGCCCGGCTCCCCGGGCGCTCCCTTTCCGCGGCGACCCGCCCCGCCAGCGCGTGTGAGTTCCTCCGCGCGTGGGGCCGGTGTGTGCCGCGCACGCCCCCGTGGAGGAACCCGTGAAGCACCACCTGAAGCGTCAGCTGCGCCGTCTCGTGACCGAGCGCCCGTACCAGATCATCGCCGGCTCCGCCGCGGCGCTCGTGCTGGCCGGCGGCACCAGCGCGGCCCTCGCCGCCACCGACAACGCCGACACCCCGGCCCGCCAGGAGAACACCGCCGCCGTCGCCGAGCTCGGCTCGCGCCTCGGTGAGGTCGCCAGCCGCGGCGAGGCCCGGGCCGCCGTCCCGTCGCCGTCCGTCTCGCCGAGCGCGTCGCCGTCGGCCGTGAAGGCCGCGGCCAAGGCCACCGCCGACCCGGACACCACCCCGAAGGCGAAGCCGAAGCCGCCGTCGACGAAGGTGCTCGACTACACCTACGAGGCGCAGACCGCCTACTGGAACTGCGGCCCGGCCGCGGTGCGCAACGCCCTCAGCGCGAGCGGCGTGGAGACCACCCAGGACGCCATGATCGCCCCGCTGAACGCCGGCGAGAACGGCACCAACTCCGCCGAGGACACCACCCGGGGCCTGAACCAGATGGTCAAGGGCAACCCGTACCGGACCCACATGTTCGGCGGCTCGGCGAGCCCGGCGGAGATGGACCAGCTCCAGGCGGACGTGGTCAAGGCGATCACCGACGGGCGGGGCGTGGTGGTCAACATCGCCGGCGACGCCACCGACACCGACGGCGGCTGGCACTCGTTCCCGGGCGGCCACTACATCGCGGTGATCGGCTACAAGAACGACGGCCGCACCGTCCGGATCGCCGACTCGGCGAACCCGGCGCTGCCCGAGTACTGGATCAGCACCATCGACCTGGCGAACTGGGCCGCCACCCGCGGCTACTCCGCCTGATCGCAGCTTTCCCCCGTCGGGCACCGGCTCCCTGGAGCCGGTGCCCGACGTCGTCGTGCCCGCTGCTCTCGCGCGTGGTGTCCGTCCGGTGGCACACTGCGGCCTATGGGCGACGAAACGGGTACCCGCCATCTGCTGCTCCTGCACGGCATGGGCGCCACCGGCGAGGTGTGGCTGCCCTGGGCGCCGCTGCTGGAGCACTCCTGGGCGGGGCGCTGGCTCGCCCCCGACCTGGCCGGTCACGGCTGGTCACCCCCGCTGCCCGGGTACTCCTTCGACGGCCTGGCCCGGCGGCTGGTCGAGGGGCTCGGCCCGGTGGCCGAGCGGCTCGGTCCCCGCGACCGGCTCGTGCTGCTCGGCCACTCGCTCGGCGGGGTGGTGGCGCTGGCACTGGCCGCGCGGTCGCGGCGCCTGCCCGTCGACGCGGTGGTCGGGCTCGGCATCAAGGCCGTGTGGTCTCCGGCCGACCTGGCGAAGGCCCGCGAGCTGGCCGACCGCCCGGTCACCTGGTTCGCCACCCGGGACGAGGCCGCCCGCCGCTACCTGCGGGTCTCCGGGCTGGCCGGGCTCTTCGCCCCCGACCATCCGGTGGTGGAGGCGGGGCTGCGCCGCGAGGACGGCCGCTGGCGGCTGGCCATGGATCCGGCAGCCTTCGCGGTGGGGGAGCCGCGGCTGCCCGCGTTGCTCGCCGCGGTCGACGTCCCGGTGCTGCTGGCGCGTGGGGAGCTGGATCCGATGGTGACCGACGCGCAGCTCAAGGAGCTGGGCGTCCCGGTCGCCACCCTGCCCGGCCTGGGCCACAACGCGCACGTCGAGGACCCGGCGGCGGTGCTCGCCCTCCTCGACGACCACCTCTGACCGGCGACGGTCAGGCGGCGGGAGAGGGGAGCGGCGCACCGGCTCGCGGGGCAGGCACCGTCCGGCCCGGCGCGAGCTCCCGCCGGGCGGCGTCGAGGAACACCTCGGCGTACGACTCGGCGGGGAAGTCGCCGAGGTAGCGGGACCGGGTGACCCAGCGGGCCGCCGCCTTCGGGTCGGTGTCCAGCAGCTCGGTCAGCACCTCGTCCACGTTGGACATGTCCCGGCGCAGCACGTAGCCGGAGCCGGCGAGGGGGAACCGCTCGACGAAGTGCACACCGTCGACGCCCATGTCGGTGACCGCGTACGGCTTGCCCGAGTAGAGCCAGTCGGAGATCACCCCGGACACGTCCGAGACCAGCGCGTCGGCGCGGTTGACGCACTCGGTGAGGGTCAGCTCGCGGCCGGCGGCGGCACCCCACAGGTGCGGCCGGCCGGTCCGGGCCCGGTCGGCGGAGAGCAGCTCGGTGAGGCGGGCGAGCTGCCGCGCCGAGGCCGGGTTCTGCGCGGTGTACGGGTGCGCGCGCAGGATCACCGTCGCGCCCCGGTCGAGCAGCCGGCGGATCATCGTCTCGGCCACCGGCAGGGAGCAGTAGTCGGCGTCGGCGTGGTGACCGGTCCACGTGGGGGTGTAGAGCACGGTCGGGTGGGCGAGGCCGGTGACCGGCTCCCGGCGTACCTCGATGGCCTCGACCTGGGGGCGGCCGACCACGACGAACTTCTCGGCGGGGATCTCCACGCCGGCCCGGGCGTACCGCTCGATCGCGGCCGGACCGGCCACGAAGATCCGGTCGAAGATCGCCGAGACCGGGTTGACGCTGGGCGCCTTGTCGCTGTCGCCGTGGTGCAGCTGCACGTGGGTGAGCTGCGAGAAGCGGATGCAGTGGCTGTTCTTCGCCCCGTGGTTGACGTAGAAGGCCGCCCGCAGGCTCGGCACCAGCGCCTCGTCCATCGTCTTCAGCGTGGGGCAGAAGACCACCGGGGCGCTGGTCGCGGCGGCCACGGTGGGCAGGAACTCGGGCTCGCGCAGCAGCACCATGAACGGCCGGCCGATCCGCTCCAGGTAGGGCAGCCACATGGTGACCTGGTACTCGGAGCCGGGCGGGGCGGAGAAGTAGAGCACGAACTCGGGCTGGTGCCGGCGCAGGGCCCGGCCCACCGGGCCGCCGCCGGGCGACGGCCGGAACCGGCGCCGCGCGAGGTCGAGGGCGACCGCGCCGCAGCCCGCCCCGACCAGCAGGGCGGCGGCCAGGGCCACCCAGGCGGGCAGGGCCAGGCCGGCGGCGAGCGCCGCCAGGGCGAGCAGCACCGGCAGCGCGTCGCCGAGCCGGGCGGCGACCAGCGGCGTCCAGGACCGGACCGGGAGGTTGGCCGCGCGGATCTCCAGGGCGCCGGCGTCGCGCAGCGGCCCGACCAGCAGCACGAGGCCGAGCAGGACGAGCGCGGTGGCCACCAGCGCCGGGTCGAAGCCGGCGTCGAGCCGGCGGGCGTAACCGACCAGGATGCCGGCGGCGACCAGCACCGTTTCGGCGACGCCGTCGGCGCTCGGCCGGACCCGGCGCTCCCAGGCGGCGGCGGCGAGGGCGGTGACCGCGATCGCCAGCCCCCAGCCGGTCGCTCCGGTGAGCGCCACGACGAGGAAGGCCAGCACCGCCAGCCCGGTGGTCAGCACCCGGGCGAGCAGCTTCCGGACCAGGTCACCACGCATCTGGCTCGTCCCGTCTCGCGGCTCAGGCGTCGATGCCGGCGGGCAGTTGCTCGGACGGATCCGCGCCGGGCTGGGCGGGCACGGCGGCGACCGGCTCGCCGGGTGCCCGGCGGACGTCGATCACCTGGCCGGTCAGCTCGGAGATCAGCACGTCCAGGGAGGCCTGGGCGACCGCCTCGGCGGAGAGCAGGGTGTGCTCCGGCTCCTCGCCGAACGCCTTGGTGCGCATCGGGGTGGCGGTGCGCTCCGGGTTGACGCAGTTGACCCGTACGCCGAACTCGGCCCACTCGTCGGCGAGCGCCTGGGTCAGGTTGACCAGCGCGGCCTTGGTGGCCGAGTAGAGCGCGTAGCGCGCCCGGCCCCGGGTGTAGGAGCTCGAGGTGTAGAGCAGCAGCTGGCCCTTCGTCTGCTGGAGGTAGGGCAGCGACTGCCGGGCGATGGTGACCGGGCCGACGAAGTTGACGTGCAGGAGGCGGTCCATCGTCTCCTCGTCCATCTCGGCCAGGGCGCCCTTCTCCAGGATCCCGGCCGTGACCACCACGTGGTCGATGCGGCCGGTCGCCTCGAAGGCGGTCTTCAGCGCGGCGGCCACGTCCTCGGCCCGCTCGACGTGCGTGCCGGTGGTGGAGCGGCTGAACGGGAAGACCTGGGCGCCGTAGCGGCGGGCCAGCTCGGTGAGGTCGTGGCCGATGCCGTAGCTGCCGCCGAAGACGACGATGGTGCGGCCGGTCAGCTCCTCGGTGTAGCTGCGGTGGTCGCTGAGCTTGGGCGCCTGGGCCGCGGCGAGCTGGAAGAGCTTGTCCGCCAGGTGTACGTCGACCGGGTGGGTGACCTTGATGTTCTCGTCCGAGCCGTCGATCACCTTGATCGGCGTGCCGGGCAGGTAGCGCAGCACCACGCCGCAGTCGTCGGTGGCCGCGAAGTCCGGGTCGCCCTCGGCCCGCCGGTACGCCTCGCGGATGGTGCCGGAGCGGAACGCCTGCGGGGTCTGGCCGCGGCGCAGGCTGGCGCGGACGGGGATGTCGGTGATGCAGTCGTCCCGGTCGACCTGGATGATCGTG is from Micromonospora terminaliae and encodes:
- a CDS encoding C39 family peptidase, coding for MEEPVKHHLKRQLRRLVTERPYQIIAGSAAALVLAGGTSAALAATDNADTPARQENTAAVAELGSRLGEVASRGEARAAVPSPSVSPSASPSAVKAAAKATADPDTTPKAKPKPPSTKVLDYTYEAQTAYWNCGPAAVRNALSASGVETTQDAMIAPLNAGENGTNSAEDTTRGLNQMVKGNPYRTHMFGGSASPAEMDQLQADVVKAITDGRGVVVNIAGDATDTDGGWHSFPGGHYIAVIGYKNDGRTVRIADSANPALPEYWISTIDLANWAATRGYSA
- a CDS encoding alpha/beta fold hydrolase → MGDETGTRHLLLLHGMGATGEVWLPWAPLLEHSWAGRWLAPDLAGHGWSPPLPGYSFDGLARRLVEGLGPVAERLGPRDRLVLLGHSLGGVVALALAARSRRLPVDAVVGLGIKAVWSPADLAKARELADRPVTWFATRDEAARRYLRVSGLAGLFAPDHPVVEAGLRREDGRWRLAMDPAAFAVGEPRLPALLAAVDVPVLLARGELDPMVTDAQLKELGVPVATLPGLGHNAHVEDPAAVLALLDDHL
- a CDS encoding CDP-glycerol glycerophosphotransferase family protein; its protein translation is MRGDLVRKLLARVLTTGLAVLAFLVVALTGATGWGLAIAVTALAAAAWERRVRPSADGVAETVLVAAGILVGYARRLDAGFDPALVATALVLLGLVLLVGPLRDAGALEIRAANLPVRSWTPLVAARLGDALPVLLALAALAAGLALPAWVALAAALLVGAGCGAVALDLARRRFRPSPGGGPVGRALRRHQPEFVLYFSAPPGSEYQVTMWLPYLERIGRPFMVLLREPEFLPTVAAATSAPVVFCPTLKTMDEALVPSLRAAFYVNHGAKNSHCIRFSQLTHVQLHHGDSDKAPSVNPVSAIFDRIFVAGPAAIERYARAGVEIPAEKFVVVGRPQVEAIEVRREPVTGLAHPTVLYTPTWTGHHADADYCSLPVAETMIRRLLDRGATVILRAHPYTAQNPASARQLARLTELLSADRARTGRPHLWGAAAGRELTLTECVNRADALVSDVSGVISDWLYSGKPYAVTDMGVDGVHFVERFPLAGSGYVLRRDMSNVDEVLTELLDTDPKAAARWVTRSRYLGDFPAESYAEVFLDAARRELAPGRTVPAPRAGAPLPSPAA
- a CDS encoding bifunctional cytidylyltransferase/SDR family oxidoreductase is translated as MTQDRTPAPDAAPGSPAPWRPSRTVAVILAGGTGTRLGLGIPKQLLKIAGKPIIEHTLAVFEAAPEIDEIIVLMAAGHVPDAERIVANAGFRKVSKVIEGGDTRNDTTRIALDAVGDGDVNILFHDAVRPLVSARIVRECVNALWTYAAVDVAIPSADTIIQVDRDDCITDIPVRASLRRGQTPQAFRSGTIREAYRRAEGDPDFAATDDCGVVLRYLPGTPIKVIDGSDENIKVTHPVDVHLADKLFQLAAAQAPKLSDHRSYTEELTGRTIVVFGGSYGIGHDLTELARRYGAQVFPFSRSTTGTHVERAEDVAAALKTAFEATGRIDHVVVTAGILEKGALAEMDEETMDRLLHVNFVGPVTIARQSLPYLQQTKGQLLLYTSSSYTRGRARYALYSATKAALVNLTQALADEWAEFGVRVNCVNPERTATPMRTKAFGEEPEHTLLSAEAVAQASLDVLISELTGQVIDVRRAPGEPVAAVPAQPGADPSEQLPAGIDA